One genomic segment of Homo sapiens chromosome 14, GRCh38.p14 Primary Assembly includes these proteins:
- the FSCB gene encoding fibrous sheath CABYR-binding protein, producing the protein MVGKSQQTDVIEKKKHMAIPKSSSPKATHRIGNTSGSKGSYSAKAYESIRVSSELQQTWTKRKHGQEMTSKSLQTDTIVEEKKEVKLVEETVVPEEKSADVREAAIELPESVQDVEIPPNIPSVQLKMDRSQQTSRTGYWTMMNIPPVEKVDKEQQTYFSESEIVVISRPDSSSTKSKEDALKHKSSGKIFASEHPEFQPATNSNEEIGQKNISRTSFTQETKKGPPVLLEDELREEVTVPVVQEGSAVKKVASAEIEPPSTEKFPAKIQPPLVEEATAKAEPRPAEETHVQVQPSTEETPDAEAATAVAENSVKVQPPPAEEAPLVEFPAEIQPPSAEESPSVELLAEILPPSAEESPSEEPPAEILPPPAEKSPSVELLGEIRSPSAQKAPIEVQPLPAEGALEEAPAKVEPPTVEETLADVQPLLPEEAPREEARELQLSTAMETPAEEAPTEFQSPLPKETTAEEASAEIQLLAATEPPADETPAEARSPLSEETSAEEAHAEVQSPLAEETTAEEASAEIQLLAAIEAPADETPAEAQSPLSEETSAEEAPAEVQSPSAKGVSIEEAPLELQPPSGEETTAEEASAAIQLLAATEASAEEAPAEVQPPPAEEAPAEVQPPPAEEAPAEVQPPPAEEAPAEVQPPPAEEAPAEVQPPPAEEAPAEVQPPPAEEAPAEVQSLPAEETPIEETLAAVHSPPADDVPAEEASVDKHSPPADLLLTEEFPIGEASAEVSPPPSEQTPEDEALVENVSTEFQSPQVAGIPAVKLGSVVLEGEAKFEEVSKINSVLKDLSNTNDGQAPTLEIESVFHIELKQRPPEL; encoded by the coding sequence ATGGTAGGCAAATCCCAGCAAACTGAtgtaatagagaaaaagaaacacatggcCATACCAAAATCATCTAGCCCCAAAGCTACCCATCGTATTGGTAATACTTCTGGAAGCAAAGGCAGCTACTCTGCCAAAGCCTATGAGTCTATTAGAGTATCTTCTGAGCTTCAGCAAACTTGGACAAAGAGAAAGCATGGACAGGAAATGACTAGTAAGTCTCTCCAGACAGACACCAttgtagaagagaaaaaagaagtcaaGTTAGTTGAGGAAACCGTGGTACCTGAAGAAAAGTCAGCTGATGTTAGAGAAGCTGCTATTGAATTGCCAGAGAGTGTTCAGGATGTAGAAATTCCACCAAACATACCTTCAGTTCAACTAAAAATGGACAGATCTCAGCAGACCAGCCGTACAGGATACTGGACCATGATGAACATCCCCCCTGTAGAAAAAGTGGACAAGGAACAACAGACATACTTTAGTGAATCAGAAATAGTGGTTATTTCCAGGCCAGATAGTTCTTCTACAAAGTCAAAGGAAGATGCCCTGAAACATAAATCGTCGGGAAAGATTTTTGCTAGTGAACACCCTGAATTTCAACCAGCAACAAACAGCAATGAAGAAATTGGGCAGAAAAATATCAGCAGAACTTCATTTACTCAGGAGACTAAAAAAGGTCCCCCGGTACTTTTAGAAGATGAGCTTAGGGAAGAAGTAACTGTACCTGTTGTACAAGAAGGTTCTGCTGTTAAAAAAGTGGCTTCTGCTGAAATAGAGCCTCCATCAACAGAAAAATTCCCAGCTAAAATACAGCCTCCATTAGTTGAAGAGGCCACTGCTAAAGCGGAGCCCAGACCTGCTGAAGAGACCCATGTCCAAGTACAGCCATCAACTGAAGAGACTCCTGATGCTGAGGCAGCCACTGCAGTTGCGGAGAATTCTGTTAAAGTTCAGCCTCCACCTGCTGAAGAGGCCCCTTTAGTGGAGTTTCCTGCTGAAATTCAGCCTCCATCAGCTGAAGAGTCTCCTTCTGTAGAGCTTCTGGCTGAAATTCTGCCTCCATCAGCTGAAGAGTCCCCTTCAGAAGAGCCTCCTGCTGAAATTCTGCCTCCACCAGCTGAAAAGTCTCCTTCAGTAGAGCTTCTTGGTGAAATTCGGTCTCCCTCAGCACAAAAGGCTCCCATTGAAGTACAGCCTTTACCAGCTGAGGGCGCCCTTGAAGAGGCCCCAGCTAAAGTAGAGCCTCCCACTGTTGAAGAGACCCTTGCTGATGTTCAGCCTCTATTACCTGAAGAGGCTCCTAGAGAAGAGGCTCGAGAACTTCAGCTTTCAACAGCTATGGAGACCCCTGCAGAAGAGGCTCCTACTGAATTTCAGTCTCCATTACCTAAAGAGACCACTGCAGAAGAGGCCTCTGCTGAAATTCAGCTTCTAGCAGCTACGGAGCCTCCTGCAGATGAAACTCCTGCCGAAGCTCGGTCTCCACTATCTGAGGAGACTTCTGCAGAAGAGGCTCATGCTGAAGTTCAATCTCCATTAGCTGAAGAGACCACTGCAGAAGAGGCCTCTGCTGAAATTCAGCTTCTAGCAGCTATAGAGGCTCCTGCAGATGAAACTCCTGCTGAAGCTCAGTCTCCACTATCTGAGGAGACTTCTGCAGAAGAGGCTCCTGCTGAAGTTCAGTCTCCATCAGCTAAGGGAGTTTCTATAGAAGAGGCCCCTCTTGAGCTTCAGCCTCCATCAGGTGAAGAGACCACTGCAGAAGAGGCCTCTGCTGCAATTCAGCTTCTAGCAGCTACAGAGGCTTCTGCAGAAGAGGCTCCTGCTGAAGTTCAGCCTCCACCAGCTGAGGAGGCCCCCGCTGAAGTTCAGCCTCCACCAGCTGAGGAGGCCCCCGCTGAAGTTCAGCCTCCACCAGCTGAGGAGGCCCCCGCTGAAGTTCAGCCTCCACCAGCTGAGGAGGCCCCCGCTGAAGTTCAGCCTCCACCAGCTGAGGAGGCCCCCGCTGAAGTTCAGCCTCCACCAGCTGAGGAGGCCCCTGCTGAAGTTCAGTCTCTACCAGCTGAGGAGACTCCTATAGAAGAGACCCTTGCTGCAGTACACTCTCCCCCAGCTGATGATGTCCCTGCAGAAGAGGCCTCCGTTGACAAACATTCCCCACCAGCTGATTTGCTTCTGACTGAGGAGTTTCCTATAGGAGAGGCCTCTGCTGAAGTTTCACCTCCACCATCTGAACAAACCCCTGAAGATGAGGCTCTGGTAGAGAATGTGTCTACAGAATTTCAGTCACCGCAGGTGGCAGGAATTCCAGCAGTAAAATTAGGATCGGTTGTTTTGGAAGGTGAAGCAAAATTTGAAGAGGTTTCAAAAATCAATTCTGTCCTTAAAGATTTGTCTAATACCAATGATGGACAGGCTCCCACTCTTGAAATAGAAAGTGTTTTTCATATAGAATTAAAACAACGTCCTCCTGAACTGTAG